A genomic region of Pristiophorus japonicus isolate sPriJap1 chromosome 20, sPriJap1.hap1, whole genome shotgun sequence contains the following coding sequences:
- the LOC139232915 gene encoding tumor necrosis factor ligand superfamily member 15-like — translation MDVRGDESVAMVRQTDETRLQDARWKRTRLALLGCVSGLSLLTALSVFLLLQHVLAHKNETPRHEMIQQSPNPADKPRAHLTVKQTSSEYIDGECCALDWEDTNGLAFTKGELNYQKKSRSLIIPKKGDYFVYSQVSFRNHISKKCERIAHDVTKLTARYPEPIKLLSSTRSICEKQNQWTMAIYLGAVLHLDKGDRLVVNVSSIDHVDLTNDHKTYFGIFLL, via the exons ATGGATGTAAGGGGCGACGAGTCGGTGGCGATGGTGAGACAGACGGACGAGACGCGGCTGCAGGATGCTCGCTGGAAGCGCACTCGCCTGGCTCTGCTTGGCTGTGTTAGCGGCTTGTCCCTGCTCACAGCACTCAGTGTATTTCTGCTTCTACAACATGTACTGGCTCACAAG AATGAAACACCACGTCACGAAATGATTC AACAATCTCCCAATCCCGCTGACAAGCCAAGGGCACACCTCACAG ttAAACAAACCTCCTCCGAATATATTGATGGTGAATGCTGTGCCCTCGATTGGGAAGACACCAACGGGCTTGCCTTTACTAAGGGTGAGCTAAATTATCAGAAAAAGTCTAGGTCACTCATCATTCCGAAAAAAGGAGACTACTTTGTTTACTCCCAGGTCTCATTTAGGAACCATATAAGCAAGAAATGTGAACGCATTGCTCACGATGTTACTAAACTGACTGCACGTTACCCTGAACCCATCAAACTACTGAGTTCCACTAGGTCTATTTGTGAAAAGCAAAATCAATGGACCATGGCCATCTATTTGGGGGCAGTATTACACCTTGATAAAGGGGACAGGTTGGTGGTAAATGTCAGCAGTATAGACCATGTGGATTTGACCAACGATCATAAAACGTACTTTGGTATCTTTTTACTATAA